From Erinaceus europaeus chromosome 9, mEriEur2.1, whole genome shotgun sequence, one genomic window encodes:
- the PEX19 gene encoding peroxisomal biogenesis factor 19 isoform X1: MAASESGSGGIEADRELEELLESALDDFDKAKPSPAPPPTTTAPDASGPQKKSPGDTAKDALFASQEKFFKELFDSELASQATAEFEKAMKELAEEEPHLVEQFQKLSEAAGRVGSDTTSQQEFTSCLKETLSGLAKNATDLQNSGMSEEELTKAMEGLGIDEGEGDGNILPIMQSIMQNLLSKDVLYPSLKEITDKYPEWLQSHQESLPAEQFEKFQEQHSVMGKICEQFEAETPGDSEATQKARFETVLDLMQQLQDLGHPPKELAGEMPPGLNFDLDALNLSGPPGANGEQCVVM; the protein is encoded by the exons ATGGCGGCGTCGGAGAGCGGCAGCGGCGGCATAGAAGCGGACCGGGAGCTAGAGGAGCTTCTGGAAA GTGCTCTTGATGATTTCGATAAGGCCAAACCCTCCCCAGCACCCCCTCCTACCACCACAGCCCCTGATGCTTCGGGGCCCCAGAAGAAATCACCAGGAGACACTGCCAAA GATGCCCTGTTTGCCTCCCAAGAGAAGTTCTTCAAGGAACTCTTCGACAGCGAGTTGGCTTCCCAAGCCACAGCTGAGTTCGAGAAGGCTATGAAGGAGCTGGCTGAAGAAGAGCCCCATCTGGTGGAGCAGTTCCAGAAGCTTTCTGAGGCAGCAGGGAGAGTGG GCAGTGACACGACCTCCCAACAAGAATTCACTTCCTGCCTAAAGGAGACTCTGAGTGGCCTAGCCAAAAATGCCACCGACCTTCAG AACTCAGGCATGTCCGAGGAAGAGCTGACCAAGGCCATGGAAGGGCTGGGAATAGACGAGGGTGAGGGTGATGGGAACATCTTACCCATCATGCAGAGCATCATGCAGAACCTGCTATCCAAGGACGTGCTCTACCCCTCACTGAAGGAGATCACAGACAAG TACCCTGAATGGTTACAAAGTCATCAAGAGTCTCTCCCTGCAGAGCAGTTTGAAAAGTTTCAGGAACAGCACAGCGTCATGGGCAAGATCTGTGAACAGTTTGAGGCAGAGACCCCTGGCGACAGCGAGGCCACCCAAAAGGCGCGTTTCGAGACGGTGCTGGATCTCATGCAGCAG tTACAGGATTTAGGCCATCCTCCAAAAGAgctggctggggagatg ccTCCTGGCCTCAACTTTGACCTGGATGCCCTCAATCTGTCAGGCCCACCAGGCGCCAATGGCGAGCAGTGTGTGGTCATGTGA
- the PEX19 gene encoding peroxisomal biogenesis factor 19 isoform X2, translating to MLLTPTGDLRGIQGGALDDFDKAKPSPAPPPTTTAPDASGPQKKSPGDTAKDALFASQEKFFKELFDSELASQATAEFEKAMKELAEEEPHLVEQFQKLSEAAGRVGSDTTSQQEFTSCLKETLSGLAKNATDLQNSGMSEEELTKAMEGLGIDEGEGDGNILPIMQSIMQNLLSKDVLYPSLKEITDKYPEWLQSHQESLPAEQFEKFQEQHSVMGKICEQFEAETPGDSEATQKARFETVLDLMQQLQDLGHPPKELAGEMPPGLNFDLDALNLSGPPGANGEQCVVM from the exons ATGCTTCTTACCCCCACTGGAGATTTGCGTGGAATTCAAGGAG GTGCTCTTGATGATTTCGATAAGGCCAAACCCTCCCCAGCACCCCCTCCTACCACCACAGCCCCTGATGCTTCGGGGCCCCAGAAGAAATCACCAGGAGACACTGCCAAA GATGCCCTGTTTGCCTCCCAAGAGAAGTTCTTCAAGGAACTCTTCGACAGCGAGTTGGCTTCCCAAGCCACAGCTGAGTTCGAGAAGGCTATGAAGGAGCTGGCTGAAGAAGAGCCCCATCTGGTGGAGCAGTTCCAGAAGCTTTCTGAGGCAGCAGGGAGAGTGG GCAGTGACACGACCTCCCAACAAGAATTCACTTCCTGCCTAAAGGAGACTCTGAGTGGCCTAGCCAAAAATGCCACCGACCTTCAG AACTCAGGCATGTCCGAGGAAGAGCTGACCAAGGCCATGGAAGGGCTGGGAATAGACGAGGGTGAGGGTGATGGGAACATCTTACCCATCATGCAGAGCATCATGCAGAACCTGCTATCCAAGGACGTGCTCTACCCCTCACTGAAGGAGATCACAGACAAG TACCCTGAATGGTTACAAAGTCATCAAGAGTCTCTCCCTGCAGAGCAGTTTGAAAAGTTTCAGGAACAGCACAGCGTCATGGGCAAGATCTGTGAACAGTTTGAGGCAGAGACCCCTGGCGACAGCGAGGCCACCCAAAAGGCGCGTTTCGAGACGGTGCTGGATCTCATGCAGCAG tTACAGGATTTAGGCCATCCTCCAAAAGAgctggctggggagatg ccTCCTGGCCTCAACTTTGACCTGGATGCCCTCAATCTGTCAGGCCCACCAGGCGCCAATGGCGAGCAGTGTGTGGTCATGTGA